The Planococcus liqunii genome includes a region encoding these proteins:
- a CDS encoding enoyl-CoA hydratase/isomerase family protein — MSYKIEMADEILTFTIDRPDIRNAINEGVMEGFEELTKKVHKSNPRFVIITASGSQAFCSGGDLSVFHELKTKEQAYPMLKRMSEVLYAIKTLPVPVIALVNGAAVGGGCEIATACDYRLVREHAKCGFIQGTLAITSGWGGGSYLFETLQHDRALKMLSDARAYPADELLENGWATKIIRNDADIEAFIHSMKKIRPEVHRAYKEIAIRKWQASGLKDRVESEVRRCAELWEADVHHEAVDNFLAKAKK, encoded by the coding sequence ATGTCGTATAAAATTGAAATGGCAGACGAAATCCTAACCTTTACAATTGACCGCCCGGATATCCGCAATGCCATCAACGAAGGCGTTATGGAAGGCTTCGAAGAATTAACAAAAAAAGTACATAAGTCAAACCCCCGTTTTGTCATCATTACCGCTTCCGGATCCCAAGCTTTTTGTTCCGGCGGCGATCTGTCGGTATTCCACGAATTGAAAACAAAAGAACAAGCTTACCCCATGCTGAAGCGGATGAGCGAAGTGCTTTATGCCATCAAAACCTTGCCGGTTCCGGTAATTGCTTTAGTGAACGGAGCGGCAGTGGGCGGCGGTTGTGAAATTGCGACTGCCTGCGATTACCGTTTGGTCAGAGAACATGCAAAATGCGGCTTTATCCAAGGCACGCTTGCCATTACAAGCGGCTGGGGAGGCGGCAGCTACCTGTTTGAAACCTTGCAGCATGACCGGGCGCTGAAAATGCTCAGCGATGCCCGGGCGTATCCAGCGGATGAACTGCTTGAAAACGGCTGGGCAACCAAAATAATCCGCAATGATGCCGATATTGAAGCATTTATCCATTCGATGAAAAAGATTCGGCCGGAAGTGCACCGTGCCTATAAAGAAATTGCCATTCGGAAATGGCAGGCCAGTGGCTTGAAGGACCGGGTAGAATCTGAAGTGCGCCGCTGTGCCGAACTATGGGAAGCCGATGTGCATCACGAAGCAGTCGACAATTTCCTGGCCAAGGCGAAAAAATAG
- the rpmF gene encoding 50S ribosomal protein L32, giving the protein MAVPARRTSKTVKRKRRTHFKLSVPGMVTCPSCGEMKLAHRVCKECGSYKGKEVVASK; this is encoded by the coding sequence ATGGCTGTACCAGCTAGAAGAACGTCCAAAACCGTTAAAAGAAAACGCCGTACGCATTTCAAATTGTCAGTGCCGGGCATGGTAACTTGCCCAAGCTGTGGCGAAATGAAATTGGCTCACCGCGTCTGCAAAGAATGCGGTTCATACAAAGGGAAAGAAGTAGTAGCAAGCAAATAA
- a CDS encoding YceD family protein has translation MKMAIQQLQKHRKDGMPIDEIVHLDAVKKRNSDIREISPMHVMGHCTIGSQQITCQLQLKGMLILPCARTWEDVEFPIDIKSVEIFSWSEKDRDTKDDNVHMVATETIDLQPVLEELILLEIPMQVFKEDSEEAVITGGNDWSYSTDEQAEAEKEEAQPKPDPRLADLAKYFDQSDE, from the coding sequence ATGAAAATGGCGATTCAACAGCTTCAAAAGCATCGCAAAGACGGAATGCCGATTGACGAAATTGTCCACTTGGATGCAGTGAAAAAACGCAATAGCGATATTCGCGAAATTTCACCTATGCATGTCATGGGGCATTGTACAATTGGTTCGCAACAAATAACGTGCCAGCTTCAACTCAAAGGGATGCTTATACTTCCCTGCGCTAGAACTTGGGAAGACGTTGAATTTCCTATCGACATCAAATCGGTTGAAATTTTCTCCTGGTCTGAAAAAGACCGAGATACGAAAGACGATAATGTTCACATGGTTGCTACTGAAACAATTGACCTTCAGCCGGTGCTAGAAGAACTTATCCTTTTGGAGATTCCGATGCAAGTGTTCAAGGAGGATTCCGAAGAAGCCGTGATTACTGGCGGCAACGACTGGTCCTATTCAACTGATGAGCAAGCGGAAGCGGAGAAAGAAGAAGCACAACCAAAACCGGATCCAAGACTTGCTGATTTAGCCAAGTATTTTGATCAGTCAGATGAATAG